One segment of Podospora pseudopauciseta strain CBS 411.78 chromosome 5 map unlocalized CBS411.78m_5.2, whole genome shotgun sequence DNA contains the following:
- a CDS encoding uncharacterized protein (EggNog:ENOG503P73X): MGAASKVIHIILRVFEVICSVIVLGLVARFLHLVSQAGVSVDSRIVYAIITASISTLFALVFIAPFIYAYLAFPMDAILFVMWIVVFGLLTSRTGSAMCNASWYWNYWGYYWGGWWRVPDLTVWDRGYGGCASWRAVLAFSFLAAMAYLVSTILGAVVVHRYRRKNSPVTTRDISAPIPQSPAPGRPETAQVHDPRAPPSALAQQTMGTAVDV, translated from the exons ATGGGGGCTGCATCCAAAGTGATCCACATCATCCTCCGGGTGTTTGAGGTGATTTGTTCAgtcatcgtcctcggcctcgtcgcTCGCTTCCTGCATCTGGTCTCCCAGGCAGGAGTCTCAGTCGATTCTCGCATCGTATATGCCATCATCACGGCTTCCATCAGCACTTTATTTGCGCTTGTCTTTATCGCACCGTTCATCTACGCCTACTTGGCCTTCCCGATGGATGCGATCCTGTTTGTCATGTGGATTGTTGTCTTCGGCTTGTTGACTTCG CGCACCGGCTCGGCCATGTGTAACGCTTCCTGGTATTGGAACTACTGGGGATACTACTGGGGCGGGTGGTGGCGTGTGCCGGACCTCACAGTCTGGGATAGGGGCTACGGCGGCTGCGCGTCCTGGAGGGCCGTTCtggccttttcctttttggcTGCCATGGCCTACCTCGTCAGCACCATTTTGGGAGCGGTTGTTGTGCATCGCTACCGCCGCAAGAACTCGCCCGT GACAACAAGAGACATCTCGGCTCCCATTCCACAGTCTCCTGCCCCAGGAAGACCCGAGACAGCCCAGGTCCATGATCCAAGGGCTCCTCCATCTGCCCTTGCTCAGCAAACAATGGGCACTGCTGTTGATGTTTAG
- a CDS encoding uncharacterized protein (EggNog:ENOG503P18U; COG:E), whose translation METRSDSSTPNPDYDLSRPLNLDGSGLRQKLASYGDPHFSLFMRKLFIKALGYSEDALSRPIVGIVNTYSSFNPCHANIPQLMDAVKRGVQLSGGLAIDFPTISLHESFASPTSMYLRNLMSMDTEEMIQAQPVDSVVLIGGCDKTTPAQLMGAISANKPIIHLVTGPMMPGSFQGARIGACTDCRNNWAKFRAGTLDIEDISALNEELVPTGGTCGVMGTASTMSCILLALGLMPLSLPSATAPAVSSSRLRIAEATGTHAVALARSQLRPQALLTRESFLNAITVLQAIGGSTNAIVHLMAIVNRHPQLAGSIKLQTIDDIGLKTPLLVDLKPSGDNYMTDFHNAGGMLALLHELKPLLHLDAMTITGRTLGEELASIPFRPLPLDSPLSSIIHPFNKPLYPSSSLVILSKGNLASAGGAVIKASASKDRSLLSHTGPAVVFSSPQDLAERIDSPSLSVSPSSVLILQNIGPVGNPGMPEAGLIPIPRKLAAKGVSDMLRISDGRMSGTAGGTIILHVSPESADPESVLGIVQDGDVITFDAERRYLHVEIDEDGVRDRMAQRKKMMANEGSGSAWVARERERGYRGLYKREVNQAEQGADFGFLTAAGPS comes from the exons ATGGAAACACGCAGCGACTCTTCGACTCCCAACCCGGACTATgatctttcaaggcctctCAATCTCGATGGCAGTGGTCTTAGGCAAAAGCTCGCCTCTTATGGAGATCCAcacttctccctcttcatgCGCAAACTCTTCATCAAGGCTTTAGGGTACAGCGAGGACGCTCTTTCTCGGCCCATTGTGGGCATTGTCAACACCTACTCAAGCTTCAACCCCTGCCATGCCAACATACCCCAGCTAATGGACGCCGTGAAAAGGGGCGTTCAACTAAGCGGTGGCCTGGCTATCGACTTTCCTACTATCAGTCTCCACGAGTCTTTTGCCTCTCCGACCAGCATGTATCTTCGAAACTTGATGAGTATGGACACCGAAGAGATGATTCAGGCCCAGCCGGTCGATTCTGTTGTTCTGATTGGTG GCTGTGACAAGACCACTCCAGCTCAGTTGATGGGGGCCATCTCAGCCAACAAGCCGATCATCCATCTGGTGACTGGTCCGATGATGCCGGGCAGCTTTCAGGGTGCACGCATAGGGGCTTGTACAGACTGTCGCAATAACTGGGCCAAGTTCCGTGCCGGCACGTTAGATATTGAAGACATAAGTGCTCTCAACGAGGAGCTTGTACCAACA GGCGGAACCTGTGGGGTGATGGGTACAGCATCAACCATGTCCTGTATCCTTTTGGCCTTGGGCCTGATGCCGCTTTCTTTGCCAAGTGCTACAGCACCGGCCGTGTCCTCTTCGCGCCTCAGAATAGCAGAAGCAACAGGCACCCATGCAGTAGCCCTCGCAAGATCTCAGCTCCGGCCACAGGCTTTACTTACAAGAGAATCCTTCCTCAACGCCATCACAGTCCTGCAGGCAATAGGTGGCTCCACCAACGCCATCGTTCACCTGATGGCAATCGTCAACCGCCACCCTCAGCTCGCCGGCTCCATCAAGCTACAAACCATCGACGACATCGGCCTCAAGACCCCCCTACTGGTTGACCTCAAACCATCAGGCGACAATTACATGACTGACTTTCACAACGCCGGCGGGAtgctcgccctcctccacgaaCTGAAACCTTTGCTACATCTCGACGCAATGACCATCACCGGCCGCACCCTAGGCGAGGAGTTGGCTTCCATACCCTTCCGCCCACTACCCCTAGACTCACCACTCAGTTCCATCATCCACCCTTTCAACAAACCCTTGtacccctccagctccctcgtcatcctctccaaaggCAACCTCGCCTCCGCCGGCGGAGCGGTGATCAAAGCTTCTGCCTCTAAAGACCGcagcctcctctcccacaccGGTCCCGCGGTGGTGTTTTCCAGTCCACAAGACCTAGCAGAGAGAATCGACTCCCCCAGCCTCAGCGTCAGCCCCTCCTCGGTGTTGATCCTCCAGAACATCGGCCCGGTAGGGAATCCAGGCATGCCAGAGGCGGGATTGATCCCCATCCCGAGGAAGCTAGCTGCGAAGGGGGTGTCGGATATGCTCCGCATCTCGGACGGGCGCATGAGCGGCACGGCCGGGGGTACAATCATATTGCATGTTTCCCCCGAGAGCGCGGATCCGGAGTCTGTCTTGGGGATTGTCCAAGACGGGGATGTGATCACCTTTGATGCAGAGAGGAGATATTTACATGTGGAGATTGATGAGGACGGGGTCAGGGACAGGATGGCGCAGcggaagaagatgatggcaaATGAGGGCAGTGGGAGTGCTTGGGTTGccagggagagggaaaggggttATAGGGGGTTGTACAAACGGGAGGTTAACCAGGCAGAGCAAGGGGCTGATTTTGGCTTTTTGACGGCTGCTGGCCCATCTTGA